One genomic region from Leptospira tipperaryensis encodes:
- a CDS encoding sulfurtransferase, with protein MIVTSSWLQDQFVNLNIRIVDVRGKVQDTQPRYVPLPEEYEAGHIPGAVFVDWTRDIVDLDDPVPVNVAGPEKFRTLMESLGIGDETFVVTYDDHNSMFAGRLAWALRYYGHDKVAVLDGGFKNWKLEGRMIETNVPAQTFPSAKFTPKIRKELRKTADEVQERSSDVLLIDGRKPEVYAKGFIPGAHNVPHPNLIDPVTGKFLPGEELKRAFQVAGIDVEHLPEKIIVYCNGGVSATVPLTALEILGKSDVSLYDGSWNEWGKDPLRAKKEI; from the coding sequence ATGATAGTTACTTCTTCTTGGTTACAGGATCAATTCGTAAATTTGAATATTCGAATTGTTGATGTTCGTGGAAAAGTTCAGGACACACAACCGAGATACGTTCCGCTTCCGGAAGAATACGAGGCGGGTCATATTCCGGGTGCGGTCTTTGTGGATTGGACACGGGATATCGTAGACTTGGACGATCCGGTTCCGGTGAACGTCGCCGGCCCTGAAAAATTTAGGACCCTTATGGAAAGCCTTGGAATCGGAGACGAAACCTTTGTAGTAACGTATGACGATCACAATTCCATGTTTGCCGGAAGGCTGGCATGGGCGCTTCGCTATTACGGACACGACAAGGTAGCGGTGTTAGACGGAGGATTTAAGAATTGGAAGCTGGAAGGAAGAATGATTGAAACAAACGTACCTGCACAAACGTTTCCTTCGGCTAAGTTCACTCCTAAGATTCGAAAAGAATTACGAAAAACCGCAGATGAAGTGCAGGAACGATCTTCCGATGTCCTGCTCATTGACGGTCGAAAACCGGAAGTCTATGCAAAGGGTTTCATTCCTGGTGCGCATAATGTTCCTCATCCGAATCTTATCGATCCCGTCACCGGAAAATTTTTGCCCGGTGAGGAATTGAAACGAGCGTTTCAAGTTGCCGGAATCGACGTGGAACACCTTCCGGAAAAAATCATCGTATATTGCAACGGGGGTGTTTCGGCTACCGTTCCTTTGACCGCGCTCGAAATATTAGGAAAAAGCGATGTAAGCTTATACGACGGCTCCTGGAACGAATGGGGAAAAGATCCGTTGCGAGCAAAGAAAGAGATTTAA
- a CDS encoding enoyl-CoA hydratase/isomerase family protein has translation MNYECLLTDLKNQILVVTLNRPQKSNALNIRIRDELEEVFDSNRDNDEVRGIVLNSSGKHFSSGYDLEEVVQTNLQSFRHRILEYHNSIYSFPKPVVTVLKGFASAGGFDLALCGDYIISERKAMLFRPEIRFGAPPLLTTLTRKVGPTKALSLTLKGDPIRSVSALELGIIDEIYEGENILQHAILTASRLSQWNPKMLKILKGISNNYFFGSLYENFRKEFDEFAVFLEDPAFLTQVQSYAKSIRQ, from the coding sequence ATGAACTACGAGTGCCTATTGACGGATTTGAAGAATCAAATTCTCGTCGTCACGTTAAATCGTCCTCAAAAATCGAATGCTCTTAATATTCGGATCAGGGACGAATTGGAAGAAGTTTTCGATTCCAATCGAGACAACGACGAGGTCCGCGGAATCGTTTTAAATTCTTCCGGAAAACATTTTTCCAGCGGATACGATTTGGAAGAAGTCGTTCAAACCAATCTACAGTCCTTTCGACACAGAATATTAGAATATCATAATTCCATTTACAGCTTTCCGAAACCCGTGGTGACGGTTTTGAAGGGATTCGCTTCTGCGGGAGGTTTTGATCTCGCACTCTGCGGAGATTATATCATATCGGAAAGAAAAGCCATGCTCTTTCGTCCTGAAATTCGCTTTGGTGCTCCTCCACTTTTGACGACTCTCACAAGAAAGGTCGGTCCCACCAAGGCTCTGAGTTTGACGTTAAAAGGAGATCCGATTCGGTCGGTTTCCGCATTGGAACTCGGCATCATAGACGAGATCTACGAAGGAGAGAATATTTTACAACACGCGATTCTTACCGCTTCACGTCTTTCCCAATGGAATCCAAAGATGTTAAAGATCTTAAAAGGAATCTCGAACAATTATTTTTTTGGAAGTTTATACGAGAATTTTAGAAAAGAGTTCGACGAGTTTGCCGTTTTCTTGGAAGATCCTGCATTCTTAACGCAAGTGCAAAGTTATGCAAAGAGCATCAGGCAATAA
- a CDS encoding fatty acid desaturase family protein, which yields MIYQNPISSISFPEDDWERKFEKRIRKQKGLVLLVSLLVAGILYSGIFGLYLLFQNGYYLVLPFSGLLLHAWMILLVHEGAHRNLTRSTLDRWILNLASALVFLPFYGEPFRKIHLYHHAHTNDIDDPLWPDWKKNLFRNRRKLYVLVELIPLFSSVAAILFSKRNSSKVEKRSSSVGLHSQVRSILFLCFSFSISIFLYIELKPNLWFVLGSFLFANVWGSLRHWCEHTGLRSDLESNTFSFPLGMGIGNHETHHADPSLSWISLSAGLRRREKTITLRGCLQGIWSNSKYIHYES from the coding sequence ATGATATATCAAAATCCGATTTCTTCGATTTCTTTTCCAGAAGACGATTGGGAAAGAAAATTTGAAAAAAGAATCCGAAAACAGAAGGGACTTGTTTTGTTAGTGAGTTTGCTCGTCGCCGGGATTTTGTATTCCGGAATTTTCGGTTTGTATTTATTGTTTCAAAACGGATATTATTTGGTTCTTCCTTTTTCAGGATTGTTGTTACACGCTTGGATGATTCTTTTGGTACACGAAGGCGCTCATAGAAACTTGACTCGATCCACTTTGGATCGTTGGATTCTAAATCTCGCGTCGGCCTTGGTCTTTCTTCCGTTTTATGGAGAACCGTTTCGAAAGATTCATCTCTATCATCACGCGCATACAAATGATATAGATGATCCGCTTTGGCCGGATTGGAAAAAAAATCTTTTTCGGAATCGGAGAAAATTGTATGTTCTCGTGGAATTGATTCCTTTATTTTCAAGTGTCGCCGCGATTCTTTTTTCTAAACGAAATTCGTCGAAGGTTGAGAAACGTTCTTCGTCTGTCGGCTTGCATTCTCAGGTACGTTCGATTTTGTTTTTATGTTTTTCTTTTTCGATTTCAATCTTTCTGTACATAGAATTAAAACCCAATCTCTGGTTTGTTTTAGGTTCCTTTCTTTTTGCAAACGTATGGGGATCCTTGAGACATTGGTGCGAACACACGGGTCTTCGAAGTGATTTAGAGAGTAACACATTCTCTTTTCCTTTGGGTATGGGAATTGGAAATCACGAAACTCATCACGCCGACCCGAGTCTTTCTTGGATTTCACTGAGTGCGGGGTTGAGAAGAAGGGAAAAGACGATCACCCTCAGAGGTTGTTTACAAGGGATCTGGTCGAATTCCAAATACATACATTACGAATCCTGA
- a CDS encoding sensor histidine kinase yields MFFEKINRIYGRRDYLTRKKAYHLYVTDLVIFIVSVAACLLYIRQGIRVGFLIFAISALVSILFLLFDRLEAAIYSILYLSLFALTFGIFFGMQNGNVYFSMATIIILFLHFSNSKLTIAVSCYTGALMAFRMYQYWGRGELSSAFIFDTILKFILFCTLAIITVRVLTSHKKEKEVFIREIHHRVKNNLQILSGFANLHQNNGVRTGDKQIESFNERILMLSKIHDAIYKSETDYEVDLNKVLEEIVSLIRIQNVSSIELIHNKNGAPLSIEISVPFAMIVYELLNNAVRHSGKENQESKITVELNFTNNRYALTVLDAGPGIAKESTWSQPKTTGFTLISIMTQQLKGTFRFDSNEFGSKAVLEFSNQDLFASLL; encoded by the coding sequence ATGTTCTTTGAAAAAATAAATCGAATCTACGGAAGAAGGGACTATCTTACTCGTAAGAAAGCGTATCATCTTTATGTAACCGACCTCGTCATTTTTATCGTCTCTGTCGCCGCTTGTCTTCTTTATATTCGGCAAGGAATTCGAGTCGGATTTTTGATTTTTGCGATATCCGCTCTTGTATCGATTCTTTTTCTATTGTTCGATCGACTGGAAGCGGCAATTTATTCGATTCTCTATTTGAGCCTTTTCGCTTTGACGTTCGGAATCTTTTTCGGAATGCAAAATGGAAATGTCTACTTTTCTATGGCGACGATCATCATCTTATTCTTACATTTTTCCAATAGCAAACTTACGATCGCAGTTTCTTGTTATACGGGAGCCTTGATGGCGTTCCGAATGTATCAGTATTGGGGAAGGGGGGAATTGAGTTCCGCTTTTATTTTCGATACCATTTTGAAATTTATATTATTCTGCACTCTTGCAATTATAACGGTTCGAGTTCTTACGAGTCATAAAAAAGAAAAAGAAGTTTTTATTCGAGAGATTCATCACAGAGTTAAAAACAATCTTCAGATTCTAAGCGGGTTTGCGAACTTACACCAAAACAATGGAGTAAGGACCGGAGACAAACAGATCGAGAGCTTTAATGAGAGAATTCTAATGTTATCTAAGATCCACGACGCCATTTACAAATCGGAAACGGATTACGAAGTAGATCTCAACAAAGTATTGGAAGAAATCGTTAGTTTGATAAGAATCCAAAATGTTTCTTCGATAGAGTTGATTCACAATAAAAACGGGGCTCCTCTGAGTATAGAAATTTCGGTTCCTTTTGCTATGATCGTCTACGAGTTGTTAAACAATGCGGTTCGTCACTCCGGCAAAGAAAATCAAGAAAGTAAAATCACCGTCGAATTGAATTTTACAAACAATCGATACGCGCTCACGGTTTTGGATGCCGGACCCGGAATCGCAAAAGAATCCACCTGGTCTCAACCAAAGACGACGGGCTTTACTTTGATTTCGATTATGACACAACAGTTAAAGGGAACCTTTCGATTTGATTCGAACGAGTTCGGTTCCAAAGCCGTTTTGGAATTTTCAAATCAAGACTTGTTCGCAAGCCTTCTCTAA
- the thiM gene encoding hydroxyethylthiazole kinase, whose product MSTNEIKERIWPAIEILEDLSELRKQAPLTHVITNIVVTNWTANVLLAIGASPAMVIAEEEVADFAAIASGVLINIGTVTKMDANAMRIAATAAKKAGTPWVLDPVAVGALHFRTELAKELLTQKPTVIRGNASEILALAGTVGGGKGVDSTAHSSAALPFAKELSEKTGAIVAVSGEIDYITNGKDTIAVPGGHPLMTKVTGVGCSLGALIASFLGIQKDPLRATVSASAVFAIAGSNAAKESKGTGSFAVAFLDQLSNLSK is encoded by the coding sequence ATGTCAACAAACGAAATAAAAGAAAGAATTTGGCCCGCGATCGAGATCTTAGAAGATCTTTCCGAGCTTAGAAAACAGGCTCCCCTAACACATGTTATAACGAATATCGTAGTCACCAACTGGACAGCGAACGTCCTTCTTGCGATCGGGGCTTCGCCGGCGATGGTGATCGCTGAAGAAGAGGTCGCCGACTTTGCAGCGATCGCGAGCGGAGTTTTGATCAATATAGGAACCGTTACGAAGATGGACGCCAATGCAATGAGAATCGCCGCGACTGCCGCAAAGAAAGCGGGAACTCCCTGGGTTCTCGATCCGGTCGCCGTGGGAGCTCTTCATTTTAGAACCGAACTCGCGAAGGAATTACTTACTCAAAAGCCGACGGTCATCCGAGGAAACGCTTCCGAAATTCTTGCGTTAGCCGGCACCGTAGGCGGAGGAAAAGGTGTGGATTCGACGGCTCATTCTTCTGCTGCCTTACCCTTTGCAAAAGAACTCTCCGAAAAAACGGGCGCGATTGTCGCCGTCAGCGGCGAAATCGATTACATCACAAATGGAAAAGATACGATCGCCGTCCCCGGCGGCCATCCTCTTATGACAAAGGTCACAGGGGTCGGATGTTCTCTGGGCGCCTTAATCGCTTCTTTTTTGGGAATTCAAAAAGATCCGTTACGCGCAACAGTTTCCGCTTCGGCTGTGTTTGCGATCGCGGGTTCTAACGCGGCCAAAGAATCCAAGGGTACGGGAAGTTTTGCCGTCGCCTTTCTCGATCAGTTGAGTAATCTTTCAAAATGA
- a CDS encoding MBL fold metallo-hydrolase gives MKRYWIIFGSIGALVLGVVFALGYPKLKIDKISQTEITNKNSIQFRNPGVRFTLLRTASADTSEAFLFEGGNLLRKRIISHSALLVEHPKGIFLFDTGLGTDIKEQFALKPVHLQILMAYKDHIPAVDLLKKEGYDPKKIGRVFLSHMHWDHASGIKDFPWAKILTTQEERHAAMTSNARHGYIQRQFDGDRIEWEDVVFQEIPYESYSKSLDLFQDGSIVFVPMAGHGGGSIGLFINLSPEKRYFFTGDISWSKEGFLLPAHKPRLSRRIADKDSEALGEELAKVHDLILKKPELAVVPAHDSIAQENLANFPKWNQ, from the coding sequence ATGAAACGTTATTGGATTATTTTTGGAAGTATAGGAGCTTTAGTTTTAGGCGTTGTATTCGCATTAGGATATCCTAAATTAAAAATTGATAAAATTTCTCAGACGGAAATTACAAATAAAAACTCGATACAATTTCGTAATCCGGGAGTTCGTTTTACACTTTTGAGAACCGCGAGCGCGGATACTTCCGAGGCTTTTTTGTTCGAAGGCGGAAACCTATTAAGAAAGAGGATCATTTCCCATTCCGCTCTGCTTGTGGAGCACCCCAAGGGAATATTTTTATTCGATACCGGACTTGGAACGGATATTAAGGAACAATTCGCGCTAAAACCGGTTCATCTCCAAATCCTAATGGCGTATAAGGATCATATTCCCGCGGTGGATCTTCTTAAAAAAGAAGGATACGATCCGAAAAAAATAGGAAGAGTTTTTCTTTCTCACATGCACTGGGATCACGCGAGCGGGATCAAGGATTTTCCTTGGGCAAAAATTTTAACCACTCAAGAGGAACGTCATGCAGCTATGACGTCTAACGCAAGACACGGTTATATTCAAAGACAATTTGACGGAGACCGGATTGAATGGGAAGACGTAGTTTTTCAAGAGATTCCTTACGAATCGTATTCCAAAAGTCTGGATCTCTTTCAGGACGGAAGTATCGTGTTTGTTCCGATGGCCGGTCATGGAGGAGGTTCTATCGGACTCTTTATCAATCTCTCTCCTGAAAAAAGATATTTTTTTACCGGTGATATTAGCTGGTCGAAAGAAGGATTTTTACTTCCCGCGCACAAACCCCGTCTTTCGAGAAGAATCGCAGATAAGGATTCGGAAGCTCTCGGAGAAGAGCTGGCGAAAGTCCACGATTTGATTCTTAAAAAACCCGAACTCGCAGTAGTTCCCGCTCACGATTCGATTGCACAAGAAAATCTTGCAAACTTTCCAAAATGGAATCAGTGA
- a CDS encoding NAD-dependent epimerase/dehydratase family protein — protein MKTVLVTGANGHLGYSLVKLLKEKGYSVKASVRDLNDPKKTAALKQLGVELVYADLMNKPSLLEALKGVDGLFQVAAAFNLTSDHPEEEVIRPNVEGTKNIIEAAYTCGVKKIVYTSSIAAVGAVKKGEAPLNETHWNERGIEPYAISKTKSEKLAWELAKQYGISLVTILPGTMIGPDFTEPTDSLVLIRDILQGKLPMAPKMSFSYVDVRDVALAHIAAYENDSASGRYIATGDTHSVLELAQMIKKIRPKTKAPKGESPSFLVRMMPFFDYLQHKITGSERTLKKEILQEYLEKIQVYDSNRLKNEFQWKRRPLENSLRETVDWMLPLPV, from the coding sequence ATGAAAACAGTATTAGTCACCGGAGCCAACGGACATCTCGGATATTCACTCGTAAAACTTCTCAAAGAAAAAGGGTATTCGGTAAAAGCCTCGGTCCGAGATCTCAACGATCCCAAAAAAACCGCCGCCTTAAAACAACTTGGCGTGGAACTCGTGTATGCGGATCTGATGAACAAACCTTCCCTTCTCGAAGCGCTAAAGGGTGTGGACGGTTTGTTTCAAGTCGCGGCAGCCTTCAACCTGACTTCCGATCATCCGGAAGAAGAAGTGATTCGGCCTAATGTGGAAGGAACCAAAAATATTATAGAAGCTGCATATACTTGCGGAGTTAAAAAAATCGTTTACACTTCGAGTATCGCCGCGGTGGGAGCCGTAAAAAAAGGAGAAGCTCCTCTCAACGAAACTCATTGGAACGAAAGAGGAATCGAACCTTATGCGATATCCAAAACCAAATCCGAAAAATTGGCTTGGGAATTGGCAAAACAATACGGAATCTCCTTAGTAACGATTCTCCCGGGAACGATGATCGGACCCGATTTTACGGAACCTACCGATTCTCTCGTTTTGATAAGAGACATTCTCCAAGGAAAATTACCGATGGCTCCGAAGATGTCTTTCTCCTATGTCGATGTGCGTGACGTGGCATTGGCTCACATCGCCGCCTATGAAAACGATTCCGCATCGGGACGTTATATCGCGACCGGAGATACTCATTCCGTATTGGAACTCGCGCAGATGATCAAAAAGATACGTCCAAAAACAAAAGCTCCCAAAGGAGAATCACCTTCCTTCTTGGTAAGGATGATGCCCTTCTTCGATTATCTCCAACACAAGATCACCGGTTCGGAAAGAACTCTGAAAAAAGAAATTCTTCAGGAGTATTTGGAAAAGATTCAAGTCTACGATTCCAATCGACTCAAGAACGAATTTCAATGGAAACGAAGACCTTTGGAAAATTCACTCAGAGAGACGGTTGACTGGATGTTGCCGCTCCCAGTATAA
- a CDS encoding TetR/AcrR family transcriptional regulator: MAFSLETRGYNGTGLNEIVESSGSPKGSIYFHFPGGKEDLAAEAITTSGREMGTMLKALLHSSKSPLTGVGAIFKALERKLIETDFNQGCPVATTASETASQSNPVNEACRTVFAEWNGELEDYFVRMGWEKKKAAALATPILCLLEGAILLSRTNRDPGPMRAAAKTVKLLIQQGEKE; the protein is encoded by the coding sequence ATGGCTTTCTCATTGGAAACTCGAGGTTATAACGGAACCGGTTTAAACGAGATCGTTGAATCTTCGGGATCTCCGAAAGGATCTATCTATTTTCATTTTCCGGGTGGAAAGGAAGATTTAGCCGCGGAGGCGATTACTACTTCCGGAAGAGAGATGGGAACGATGTTAAAGGCTCTATTACATTCTTCTAAATCGCCTTTGACTGGAGTTGGGGCGATCTTTAAGGCCTTGGAACGAAAGCTGATTGAAACCGATTTTAATCAAGGATGTCCGGTTGCAACGACCGCGTCGGAGACCGCCTCCCAATCCAATCCGGTAAACGAAGCTTGTAGGACTGTCTTTGCCGAATGGAACGGCGAACTCGAAGACTATTTTGTTAGAATGGGTTGGGAAAAGAAAAAAGCCGCCGCGTTGGCCACTCCGATTCTTTGTCTTTTGGAAGGCGCGATTCTATTGTCCCGAACCAATCGAGATCCTGGTCCGATGAGGGCCGCCGCGAAAACCGTAAAATTATTGATACAACAAGGAGAGAAGGAATGA